One segment of Microscilla marina ATCC 23134 DNA contains the following:
- a CDS encoding Crp/Fnr family transcriptional regulator, producing the protein MEILKKIIQQMIVASDEEANQLVDRCFRKNFEKKNLLSEDEKFIKEVYFIVKGIIRVKINDIEGREHTVHFAIENQFIADYNAFITGEKSNYQLQALEYTETIVLPKSAIEWGYKNMQEGEKLGRLIAEFYFVYLDTRIQHLYTLTPQERYDLMNEIFPNIHQRVPQHMIASYLGITPVHLSRIKKQIS; encoded by the coding sequence ATGGAAATTTTAAAAAAAATAATCCAACAAATGATTGTAGCCTCCGATGAAGAAGCCAATCAGTTGGTGGATAGATGTTTTCGCAAAAACTTTGAAAAAAAGAACCTTTTGAGCGAAGATGAGAAGTTTATTAAGGAAGTATACTTTATTGTAAAAGGTATTATCCGCGTGAAAATCAATGACATAGAAGGTAGAGAACACACAGTACACTTCGCCATTGAAAACCAGTTTATAGCGGATTACAATGCTTTTATTACAGGTGAAAAATCTAACTACCAGTTACAAGCTTTAGAATATACCGAGACCATTGTTTTACCTAAATCTGCCATTGAGTGGGGCTATAAAAATATGCAAGAGGGAGAAAAGTTAGGAAGGCTAATTGCCGAGTTTTACTTCGTTTATTTAGATACTAGAATCCAACACTTATATACCTTAACTCCCCAGGAAAGGTATGATTTAATGAATGAAATTTTTCCAAACATTCATCAACGGGTGCCACAGCACATGATTGCTTCCTATTTGGGGATTACCCCTGTTCACTTAAGCCGAATTAAAAAGCAAATTTCATAA
- a CDS encoding SDR family NAD(P)-dependent oxidoreductase, whose amino-acid sequence MKINQRTIQRLKKNYGKWVLITGATSGIGKEMALKFGEAGFNLVITGRRENLLNDLSTLLFDRYQVEAIPICGDLSNENDVNSLIGETSHLNIGVAVLNAGFGTSGKFIDANIKQEVNMLHLNCRALMVLTHHFANKMKDKPLKVPLYYQLYGGFQGVPNAAHYAATKAYVQSLGEAIALELKPVGVDVLCAAPGPVESGFSKRANMKMSTTLSPEVVGVPIIQAIGKKRTVLPGFLTKLLVYNLSMTPRWGKIRIMGKVMSGFTKHQE is encoded by the coding sequence ATGAAAATCAATCAACGTACCATTCAACGACTCAAGAAAAATTACGGTAAATGGGTACTAATTACGGGGGCTACCTCTGGCATAGGCAAAGAAATGGCGCTAAAATTTGGAGAAGCAGGTTTTAACCTGGTGATCACGGGGAGGCGCGAAAACCTATTAAATGACTTGAGTACCTTATTATTTGACCGTTATCAAGTAGAAGCTATTCCTATATGTGGTGATCTGTCCAATGAAAACGACGTAAACAGCTTAATCGGCGAAACATCTCATCTGAATATTGGTGTGGCAGTGTTAAACGCGGGTTTTGGAACCTCAGGTAAGTTTATTGATGCCAACATTAAGCAAGAAGTGAACATGCTTCACCTCAACTGCAGAGCATTGATGGTGTTGACCCACCATTTTGCCAACAAAATGAAAGACAAGCCACTAAAGGTGCCATTGTATTATCAGCTCTATGGTGGCTTTCAGGGAGTACCCAATGCGGCACATTATGCTGCTACCAAGGCGTATGTGCAATCATTGGGCGAAGCCATCGCACTTGAACTAAAACCCGTTGGGGTAGATGTGTTATGTGCTGCTCCAGGTCCTGTAGAAAGCGGGTTTTCTAAGAGAGCCAATATGAAAATGTCAACCACCTTAAGCCCCGAAGTGGTAGGAGTCCCCATCATTCAGGCCATTGGTAAAAAAAGGACAGTTTTGCCAGGGTTTCTTACCAAACTATTGGTGTATAACTTGAGTATGACCCCAAGGTGGGGTAAGATACGCATTATGGGTAAGGTAATGAGCGGGTTTACCAAACATCAGGAGTAG